The sequence below is a genomic window from Nicotiana tomentosiformis chromosome 6, ASM39032v3, whole genome shotgun sequence.
GAGAAATAACCAGAAATTGAACTTGTTCCTTGATTAATAGTGAAAATCTCCTTATGAATTTGAAAAATTCTAGAACAGTCGATTTTGTCAAATCTCTCTTTCAAATCCTCCCATACTGATGCTGCATTTTTGGAATATATTATCTTACTGTATAATTCCTTTGACACACAGTTCATAATCCATGATAGGACAATCGCATTACATCTCTCCCACAAATCGACCAAATTTGGACCAAAGTTTTTCCTTTTACAGGTGTCGTCTATGATCCCTAGTTTGTTCCCACCTAGGATTGCGATTCGCATCGCACGACTCCACAAAGAGTAATTCCCGGGTCCAATCAATTGAAGAGATATCAAAAAAGTACCTGAGGTGTCTGTTGAGTGCAGAAACAACGGATGATTGTGGCTTAATTTTTCTGGCTTAGTGTTGTCAGTCGCCATCTTTAGCTGGTAAAGTGTGAATCTAAGGATCGATATGGATTGTACTGACAGTCGTGAAGCTCTGATACTATGTGAATTTATGCTATTCTCCACAGAGTTCAAGTTCTGCTTTAATGGAGATCGAGAGAGATGAACGAGAGAGAGATGAACAAATGAGCTAAGATGTTCAGAAATTGAAAGAGCTTAAATCTCATTCTCCTTGTATTTGTATTTATACAAATGTTAACTCCCTATAACCAACTAACAACTCATGTACAACTGTCAAGATCTAACTACAATACTCTACAACTAACCCTTCCAATAATTAGTTATTTAACTAACTCTAGTTGACTGCTAACTACAACTACTAACTCTAGTTATTTTAGCTCAAGTTACTCCTATTCCAACAATTCTACTAAATGATCAATGactaaaaatttaattaatggaTGAAAATTTGATAAACGGTGCCAAATGCCGAGTGAGCAATATATTATCaactttgaagaaaatattcTGCACAAATACTATTAGCTGAGTTCTAGcaacaaatatttaaaaatattaaaaatatttaagaaacaaaaaaaaaatgaatgctAATCCATTTACCTTTACACAGCTGGTCTCCTTTACCTCCAAGCAGTCCTAACCAACGAACTATAAAAATAATACATGAATTTTTAAGTTATATGGATGATAATATAAAGATTCTTTATTATTGAATTTAACCTTTAATATCAggttaattataattttaattagcAGATCATCAATTAATATTTATTAAGAGAGTTACTTGTAATTACCTTATTGATTATGTAATTACCTAATAAGTTCCTAACTTCCCTAAAGAGCATGCTCTTAAGTCTTAACCTAGTCGAATAGATCAATTAAAAtggatttaaaaaaaattacaaacCAAAGATGGAGGATTTTGCGAGGGCGGGGAGAAAAATTGCGATTATGATACTTAAGGTTTAAAAAAAGGGACAATTTTATAACAGTAAAAGATCTAAAAGGAACTCAATGCGTGTCAAACCAAAGATTGGGAACGAATTTACAAATTTTGCAAAGGACTTCCTTATATGTACtgccttctctctctctctctctctctctctctctctctctctctctctctctcctttttTGTTTGGTGGAAATATGTACTGCCTTCTCGCTCTAAGTTCAATATTTTTCTCAAGCAGATATAGAGACCCTCATTTTAAGATTTTGTCGTTGCACGTTGCATGTATTATTGTAAATTTAATTTGAGTAATCTTTATAAAGATACTATTGACCTGCTCCAACCCTACCAATAAAATCACCAACCTCGTGATTATTTTAAGAAATGGCATTATACATTGCAAAAGTACAACTAGGACTTCAAATAAAAACTACAGCAAATAAGAAAGTGGCACTTAGAACTATTTAATTACTATGTCACATTATCTGTGATTCAGAATAGATATGATCTTATCTTAAAGAATTTATGTAAAAAGTTTTGATCCCAACTAATCATTTCATAATTTAGGGAACTCCGATTAAAAGAAATACTTCCTCCGTCTAAGATCACTTGTCTAGACTTGGCATACTCCTtaagaaacaataaataatatagTAATGTTATTatatcatactttattattattattattgaaaaattaaATTTAACTATATATTATAAATCCAAAATATTGAAAATTGATAAGAGTAAAACAAGTATAAAATGGTAAATTACTCATTGGTTTTCCAAACTGGACGATTAAAAGTGGTAGCTTTTGCTCAAACAATATATTTGGTatttaaaattcattaaatatgtacaaatattcAATTTCGAACTAGTCATTAACACTTTAAAGTCATTATTCTAAAATTCAGAATTTATAAACTTGAAATTCCGGCTCCACTTCTAAAAAGTGAACATCTATTTTTATATAGTGAACAAATAAACTTTGACGGAGGAAGTACATTGTATGAATATGAGTTTCCCTAGTGTAAAAGGTCAatcacttttcttatttgcatgaACAAAATGAAAAAAGGAACATAGATCAAATTGTTTTTTTCTATAAGAAAAGAAACACACacaaaaaaggaaagaaggaaaaAAGTGTTTTCCTCTTTCTAGAACATTTTCAAATATGAATAGACTTGAAAATTTTGACATAAAGGGTATGAGTAGTAGCCTATAGCATCTGATATATGAAATATAGTTTATGTGGACAAGTTTTCTGGAAGATGTTGAAATGTACATGAAAAAAGAAGTGCCCTCTTTTGACTAAAATCATGTTCGCGAGTTATTACTGGAGTTAATTTATTTATACATTATTGAACTAGTGAGGATGATAAGATGACAGCTTTTCACACGTGGGATTATTTTGTACTAGAAAGTATACTTGGAAAAATAATTACTAtaatatttgttcaagttttttttttttgggtgggggTAGGGGGGGAGGAGAGACAAGGGTGGTTGGGGTATGTTGGTATAATGAGCTATTCAATGGAGACCTAACCCTTCTTTTTTGGAATACATTTCATGTTGAAGAATTGAACATCTTAATTTCTTGTCTTTATCGTGGAAGCTGTGAAGAACTCCAAAAtcatttcttttcaagtaagTTTCCAGATCTTCTTACACTGTACACATCTGTAAGTACTTTCATTAATTGCTTGTTAGAGCTTAATTTCTTCTGTTAATGTTTAATCTATTGAAAAATCTAAGTCTGCTTTTTCACTAAAATTAGAACGCCATTTTAGAAAGAAACCTAGATACTCATCAATAAGGTCAATAAATGCAACCTTAGGCATTAATTAATACTAACAAATGCAACCTTAGGCATTAATTAATACTAACAAGCTTTCTATTTTCTGATCTATATATCCTTTTTTGTTGTTCCCGTCTTATTTAGGGCATGGAATATACTGGTAATTTTAACGACGAAGATGACTTCTTCCTCGACGTAATGCAGAATTTTTCTCAAGATATATATCCATCATTAACCCCATATTCTTACTCCAATATTGATATTGAAGAGAAAGATCAATTAAAAGATCTTTCTTCGTCTCCTCTAAAGTCTTCTTCTGGATTTCTCATTTCGTTTTCATCATCTCAAGAAGAAAATATTGCAATTGTAAAATCTCATTTGGAAGAAATTAATGCATGTCAAGCATCTGggggaaataataataataataatattatgtaCAAGAGGACTCCTTTACAAGCTCAAGAACATGTTACTGCTGAGAGGAAACGCAGAGAAAAAATGGGCGAGCTTTTCATTTCTTTGTCAAAGCTTGTTCCTGGTCTAAAGAAGGTATAAGATCCCAACTCAAACTtctatctttttcttttatttttagtctTTTTTCCTATATATACTTGTATCTTTTTTCAAGACGGGCTTAGATAGAGCAACATGTGAAAATTACTATAGTCGATCACAGCTTATTCGGTACCGTGCTTACAATTATGTTGTTGTTTCCAGAAAGAAAAAAAACTGCTAAAAGAGCGGAAGAaaactaattaatttttttacttaACTGTGCTTTAATTTCCCTAGATTATTTTACAAGATTTGCATTCGTTCCAGCTAAAGTTTAAGTTTACTAGAATGCGAAAAAAATGGTTAGCCTTAAGTAAAATAAAAAGAAGCTTGTTTTTGTTTAGTCAATAAAAGTATAGGttattgaaattattatttcagGTGGTGTCAGCATTAATATTGAAGTGAGGAAGATTATGTTTTTTgttcttcagatgttgtgatgCTATTAATATTCCATTCAATAACTATATAAATTGTTATATAGGCTTCATGACTATAAATCGTGTTGGATTTTTGGAATAAAGTggtgtgaatgggaaatgaaggaaaataaaaaataaaaaaaaatttctttacaaATGAACATTGTCCCATATAGgacaaagaaaaaatatttgttgggtttatatacaattgcacttttTTCTAACTCTTAAAGAATTTAGAAGAAGGCAAGTCTCACGTTGTCATCCTCGCTTGTCATCGGATATGATCTAATTTTCTCTccgtttttttttgttt
It includes:
- the LOC138894712 gene encoding uncharacterized protein; this encodes MATDNTKPEKLSHNHPLFLHSTDTSGTFLISLQLIGPGNYSLWSRAMRIAILGGNKLGIIDDTCKRKNFGPNLVDLWERCNAIVLSWIMNCVSKELYSKIIYSKNAASVWEDLKERFDKIDCSRIFQIHKEIFTINQGTSSISGYFSKLRLLWPEFDSLAPIPGYDYAKSHKFVTFMERLKLLQFFMGLNESYEQARSQLLMMVPVPSINKEYSILIERES